The proteins below are encoded in one region of Colias croceus chromosome 17, ilColCroc2.1:
- the LOC123699256 gene encoding piggyBac transposable element-derived protein 4-like has protein sequence MSLNTITKYLKLKARSDGTKVPKDVCDSKDLSKKETLRRSQTKAKAMATVAIREEVQETVKKELKSSRKVSPRLSPADKKRRIFCKQLNELQRVRLPDAPLRKRHSLKFPSPEREPCELVAPQPLSSGQVFAMPSQPSTSQDYPLSQPSTSRQPTPPLIILPPDVDFVNMEDFDVAVDIDNDSFDAITTDINNMDFILDSDSDADMDVNIEESGELPTDIQIEIVTDTDLTLPQEQFLQAEDIANDQALQHLLPEDCLRFDWDKDRSTFKGQREQFTGTPGPTFEVTKNSTPIDIFHKMFDVEFIDLLCEETNRYARQKIESGNLSSSSRQHRWTPTDRAEMISFLSLMILQGLYPLPREESYFSFNGFGTMPYFSKIMSYNRYNLLKSMLHFVDNNKLTDKPTRSKLCKIQTIIDYFNQKFSSLYYPRQEIAIDESLLKWHGKLSFTQKINTKAAQVGIKTYELCESSSGYLWRFIVYAGKNKPTMTDNDDSDDDTETRPNQTEQTGQTEQTNQADQRTDMTDFQPTNATSKIVFDLIEPLLHRGHSLVMDNFYNCPLLARCLKLRKTDCYGTQRLNREFIPSSIRTLTKTDLREGEVIATYCSDLSLTVFRGAKLVCMISTYHSLQIGTRIKHNKIAYKPSVVLDYNKHMGGIDRKDQYLSAHPLERVRSRVWYKKLFRHLFSTAIFNCFVIYNSKHKIAHRQFRTVLAETLLKTYRQIDLTTERRVITRTRTVGKKTTPHATTTMLNRPDVEGDHFPIHSDVKRGRCWYCAHVRNISSRTVWQCMECRVNLCIIGCFRDYHKQ, from the exons ATGTC ACTCAACACGATTACAAAATACTTGAAACTCAAGGCTCGATCGGATGGCACTAAAGTACCCAAGGACGTTTGTGATAGTAAAG atctatcgaagaaagaaacactCCGTAGAAGTCAGACCAAGGCCAAGGCTATGGCCACGGTTGCAATAAGGGAAGAGGTCCAGGAAACGGTAAAGAAGGAACTGAAGAGCT cCCGAAAAGTCTCGCCGAGACTTTCGCCGGCAGATAAAAAAAGGCGGATTTTCTGTAAGCAGCTTAACGAGCTTCAGCGGGTGCGCCTTCCTGATGCACCTCTACGCAAGCGACATTCTTT AAAATTTCCTTCTCCTGAAAGGGAGCCATGTGAATTAGTGGCACCACAACCCCTAAGTTCTGGACAAGTTTTTGCGATGCCATCGCAACCTTCCACTTCACAGGACTACCCGCTATCGCAACCTTCGACCTCAAGACAACCTACGCCGCCCTTGATCATATTGCCGCCAGACGTCGATTTTg ttaaCATGGAGGATTTTGACGTTGCTGTTGACATAGACAACGACAGTTTTG ATGCCATTACGACGGATATAAACAATATGGACTTTATTTTGGACTCTGACAGTGACGCCGACATGGACGTTAACATTGAAGAATCTGGAGAGCTTCCGACAGACATACAAATAGAGATCGTGACTGACACTGACCTGACTCTACCCCAAGAACAATTTTTACAGGCCGAAGACATCGCTAATGATCAGGCTTTACAACACCTTTTACCTGAAGACTGTTTGAGATTTGATTGGGACAAGGACCGGAGTACGTTCAAAGGTCAACGAGAACAATTTACTGGGACACCTGGACCGACTTTTGAGGTGACAAAAAACTCTACTCCAATCGACATATTTCACAAGATGTTTGACGTTGAGTTTATTGACTTGCTTTGCGAAGAGACCAATCGCTACGCAAGGCAGAAAATTGAGTCTGGCAATTTGTCATCAAGCTCCCGCCAACATCGCTGGACCCCTACAGACCGAGCAGAAATGATTTCGTTTTTGTCTCTGATGATACTTCAAGGATTGTACCCCCTTCCTCGAGAAGAatcttatttttcttttaatggCTTCGGTACGATGCCATATTTCTCAAAAATCATGAGCTATAACAGATATAACCTCCTAAAATCTATGCTACACTTCGTTGACAACAACAAACTGACTGACAAACCGACAAGATCTAAATTGTGCAAAATTCAAACAATTATCGACTATTTTAACCAAAAGTTTTCCAGCTTATATTACCCACGGCAAGAGATAGCGATTGATGAGTCGTTGCTAAAGTGGCACGGAAAGCTAAGTTTTACTCAGAAGATCAATACAAAGGCCGCGCAAGTTGGGATTAAAACTTATGAGCTGTGTGAGTCATCAAGTGGGTATCTCTGGCGGTTTATAGTATACGCTGGAAAGAACAAACCGACGATGACTGACAATGATGACTCTGACGATGATACTGAAACCAGACCTAACCAGACAGAACAAACGGGCCAGACCGAACAGACGAACCAGGCAGACCAGAGAACTGATATGACTGATTTTCAACCGACTAATGCGACATCgaaaattgtttttgatttaatagAGCCTCTCCTTCATCGAGGTCACTCGCTAGTAATGGACAATTTTTACAATTGTCCATTGTTAGCACGATGTCTTAAACTTCGTAAAACGGACTGTTACGGGACCCAAAGACTGAACCGGGAATTTATTCCTAGTTCTATAAGGACGCTGACAAAGACTGACTTAAGAGAGGGTGAAGTCATCGCTACCTACTGTTCCGACTTGTCGCTTACAGTATTTCGAGGTGCTAAATTAGTTTGTATGATCTCTACGTACCATTCGCTTCAAATAGGAACCcgaataaaacataataaaatcgcTTACAAACCAAGCGTGGTTCTTGATTATAACAAGCACATGGGCGGTATTGATCGAAAGGATCAATACCTATCTGCTCATCCATTGGAAAGAGTCAGGAGCCGCGTTTGGTATAAAAAGTTGTTTCGACACTTGTTTAGTACTGCTATATTTAATTGCTTTGTTATTTACAACAGCAAACACAAAATAGCTCACCGGCAGTTCCGGACAGTGTTGGCGGAGACTTTACTTAAGACTTACCGACAGATTGACTTAACGACTGAGCGACGAGTGATAACACGGACTAGGACTGTAGGAAAAAAAACCACGCCGCATGCTACGACAACGATGTTGAATCGTCCAGACGTCGAGGGGGACCATTTTCCCATCCACTCCGACGTCAAGCGAGGAAGGTGCTGGTATTGCGCACATGTGCGAAACATAAGCAGTCGCACTGTATGGCAATGTATGGAGTGTCGAGTGAATCTTTGTATTATTGGCTGCTTCCGGGACTACCACAAACaatag